The stretch of DNA TTTAAGACTCATTTGCTTAATCCTCAATCACTCTGATTGGGGATTTTTATATTGGGTTCAAAAAAACTCACCATTAACAGTGAGTTTTAACATCAGAATTTATTTTACTTTCATTAAGGCAGATGACAAACATTCAACAATTTCATCAACTACTTCATCTATGTTTATAGTTCCTTCATCATTCAACATCATGGGAATAAGATAAGAAAAACTCAATGCTAAAATGTATCGAACAATTCTTTCATTTGACCAATTTAGAATAAGTCCTTTTTCTTTAAATTGATTCAAAACAGGGCTAATTGGTTCTATTATAGATTGAACAATAATATTTCCTAACTGGATAGAAAGATTTTGATCAATAAAAGAACGCCCCAAGAGAATTTTAACATGCATTTGATTCTCCTGAATGAAAAAGAGCCTATCTCTAACAATACTTTTTAAAAAGAAGGGAAAAGTTTCTTGATCTACTGTGAATTTCTTTTCTGAGAAATCCGCAATCACTTCTGGAATAACCTGTTCTAGAAAAGTAGATAAAATGGCTTCTAAAATACCTTCCTTTGTTTTAAAGTAACTAAAAACCGTTCCTTCTGACACTCCAGCGCGTTCGGCAATAAGGCTGGACGTTGTATTTTCAAATCCAATTTCTGAGAATAATTTTAAGCTTGATAATAATACTCGACGTTGTTTCAAGCTCAAGTTGCTAGCTTCTAACGTCTGAGCATACTTTTGTTCTAAACTTTCCATCGCTAGCACCTCTCTTCTACTCTCTTACTTTTACAACTTTTTTGCCTCGACTGTGTCCCATTTTCAGACTACGATAGGCTTCTCTAACTGACTTTAGAGAAAAGTCATACACTTGATCAATTTTCAGCTGAACCTTCCCTTCTGAGACCATTTCATATAAAGTGCTAAAATCATCGTATGTAGAATGTCTCGGACCAGTAAACTGAGCACCTTTTATCATAACATAGGGTGAAGGTACTAATGTCCCAATAGCTGTTCCCTTTAAACCTAAACTAAAAGCCAATCTAACATAATCAGATCCATAACAATCCAAAAACTTTGTAATAGGCGTTGGACTAGCTGATAGAAGAGCCTTCTTGATGTTCTCTTCGTAACTTACTGGTATGGCACCTAAAGACTTCAGATACTCTGCATTTTTCTTACTTGCTATTCCAATCACTGTCGCCCCCTTAGCAACTGCATACTGTACTGCGATACTTCCAATACCTCCTGCTGCAGCTGAAATAACTACAACATCTTTAGAGTTTAGCTCAATCTTTCTAAAAGCACCTCCCACTGTTAGAGAAGCTACTCCCATAGTAGCTGCGTGAGTCATGTCGATCATCTCTGGTTTCAATGCAATTTCCGATTCATTGACACAAATTTCTGTTGCTAAAGCTCCCCTCTTAGTTCCCAAACCAGGATCGCTAATCATTGTTCCAAACACCTTATCCCCTACTGAAAATCTAGTTACTTTATTACCAACTTCTGTAATAACACCAGAAAAATCTCTCCCCACACCTTTTGGAAATAAAGATGATTTAGATTCAAACCAACGACTTGGTTTCCTTAATTTCGTCATAAAAGATAAAAATCGAAGGGGTTTCGCTCCTTCAAAAGTTTTATAATCAATAGGATTTAAACCAACAGCATGAACTTCTACTCTCACTTGATTTACATCCAAGGCTGTAGAGTCGATCTTCACCAAATCCAAGACCTCTTCGTTACCGAAACGACTGTACTCTATTGCTTCAACAACCATTTTCTTTACTCCTTAATTTCACAAAAATTGAGTGAACACTCATTTTCATAAATTATACTCTTAATTTGTAAGAAAATCAATATTATCGTTTGATAACGATTTATGACATGATACAAATATCCATCATTTCGATTTACCAATATGATTCTTTCAATCTAACTCTCCTCACTTTTAAAGAATACTAGCCCCCTTTTTGCCCCTTCTTGAACAAAAAGAAAAACCGCTAGTCCTAAGAATAGCGGTTTAATCATGTTTTTAAGCTACTAATATAGTCGCTCTATTATTTAAGAGTAACTGAAGCTCCAGCTTCTTCCAATTTAGCTTTGATTTCTTCAGCTTCTGCAGTTGCAACGCCTTCTTTAACAAGTGCTGGTGCACCGTCAACAAGTTCTTTAGCTTCTTTAAGTCCAAGACCTGTGATTTCACGTACAACTTTGATAACGCCAACTTTTTTGTCGCCTGCAGATGTCAATTCAACGTCGAATGAATCTTTAGCAGCACCAGCGTCAGCAGCACCAGCTGCAGCAACAGCTACAGGAGCAGCTGCAGTTACACCAAATTCTTCTTCGATAGCTTTTACAAGGTCGTTCAATTCAAGGATTGAAGCTTCTTTAATTTCAGCAATAATGTTTTCAATGTTCAATGCCATTGTTATTTCCTCCAAATATGTTTTAAATTTATAATAGATTTTCGTAGCTAGGCTACGCTGCGTAGCTTAAGATTAAGCTGCGTCTTCTTTGTTGTCTGCAACCGCTTTGACTGCAAGAGCAACGTTGCGCACTGGCGCTTGAAGTACAGAAAGGAGCATAGAAAGAAGTCCTTCGCGGTTTGGAAGAGTTGCAAGAGCAAGAATCTCTTCTTTAGATGCGACAGCGCCTTCGATTGCACCACCTTTGATTTCAAGTGCTTCAGCGTTTTTAGAAAAGTCGTTCAAGATTTTCGCTGGTGCGATAACATCTTCGTTAGAAAATGCTACTGCAGATGGTCCAACAAATACAGATGCAAGATCTTCAAGACCAGCTTTTTCAGCTGCACGACGCAAGATTGAGTTTTTAATCACTTTATACTCAACTTCGCTTCCACGAAGCTCACGACGAAGAACTGTATCTTGCTCAACTGTCAAACCACGAGCGTCTACAACGACGATAGATGCAGCAGCTTTCATTTTTTCAGCTACTACGTCAACTAGTTCCGCTTTTTTAGCAATAATTGCTTCACTCATTAGTGTGTTCACCTCCGTTATTATTTTGCTTGGGGAAATTTTTCAAAAGAAAAACGCGCCCAAACCTAGACACGAAAGTACAATACGCTTCTTTTTACATGATACGTTTTGTCCTCGGTAGGATATTTATGAGTCGAGCTCCCCTACTGTCTTAGGCAGTTTTTTCAAACCGTATATAAGTATAGCATAGTTAAAAAAAGAATGCAAGATTTTTGCAAACTTTTTTAAAATTTTTTGTGATTTTTCTTTTAAAGTTCTACTGTTAGGACTTGGCCTTGCTTAACAACCTGTTCTCCAGCGATATAAACATCATCAACGTCACTGGATTTGACTGCATAAATGAGGTGGGACAGCATATTTTCCTGAGGTTGGAGATGAATTTTCCCTTGTGGTTGGATGACCAGAAAATCTGCTTGCTTGCAAACTTCCAGACTTCCTATCTGATTTTCCATTCCTAGGACCTTAGCACCTTCGATTGTCAGAGCCTTGAGAGCTGTTTCGATAGGGAATTGGCTGGCATCCCCACTCTTCATTTTCTGTAAGAGAGCTGCTGTTCGTCCTTCCTCAAACATATCAAGGTTGTTGTTGGAAGCAACTGAATCTGTCGCAATTCCTACTGCCATTCCCGCTTTTTGGAGTTGGATGATTGGAGCGATTCCTGAGGCCAGTTTGAGGTTACTGATAGGATTGTGAGCGATAGCCACTTGAGAAGTTGCCAAACGTTCAATTTCTCTCTCGTTTAATTCGACCCCGTGAGCAAAGACAGATGGATGATCTAAGTAACCCAGTTCTTCGAGAAAATCAAGAGGACGTTTACCGTATCGTTTCAGGATAATTCCTGACTCCTCCTTGGTCTCCGCCACGTGGATATGGATAGGAATATTCAACTCTTTTGCCAGATCTAAGCTTTCTGCCAGCAAGTCTCTACTACAGCTGTAGGGAGAATGTGGGGCCACCATCACCTTGAAATTTGGATTTTTATATCCAATAATTTCTTCAATGATTGCTCGAGTTCTACTTATAGTCTCAGCAGTTGTCTCTGCCTCTGAAGAAAAAAGAGTCGGTGAGAAATAACAACGCATCTTGGAATCTTTCACTGCCTGATAAATCCGCTCAATATCCACACCATTGGGATTATACATATCATTAAAGGTTGTTGTTCCTGACTGGAGCATCTCTGTCAGAGCTTCTTTGACCGCCTTAGTAGTCATGTCGGGAGTAAATCCTGCTTCTGCAGGCCAGATATAGTCATTGAGCCATTCATGGAGATTGCTATCATCTCGAATTCCTCTCAATCCGGTCATAGCAGAATGGGTGTGGCAATTAACCAAACCAGGCATAATCCAGGCTCCCTGATAGTCTATAATCTGCTCAGCTTGCTCTATAATCTCTGACTGCTCTTGACCAACATAGACGATTTGAGAATCCTTAACGGCTAAGATTCCATCTAGATAAACATGGAAATCTTTGTCACAAGTCACGATATTTACATGCTGAAAGACTTTCATTCTAGGCTCCTTTTCTATAAGACAATTTACAGTGAATAATTTTTCTAGCTATTGTAACAAAAAAGTCACCCAAAGGCAACTTTTTTCGTTCATAAGATTTTAAAGTAGAAAGGCTTATTCAGAGCTAAAAGCGGCAGCTTGCTGCATTTGGTAATACTTGCCTTTTCTAGCCATGAGGTCCTGATGATTGCCATGCTCCACAATATCGCCATCCACCAAGACAAGAATCAAATCTGCATCCTGAATAGTTGACAAACGGTGAGCAATGATAAAGCTTGTACGCCCCTTCATGAGTTTAGCAAATGCATCCTGAACTAGCACTTCTGTCCGTGTATCGATGGAGGAAGTTGCCTCGTCTAAGATAAGAATCTTAGGGATAGCTAGAAAGACTCGGGCGATGGTCAAGAGTTGGGCTTGACCGACAGAGAGAGATTCTCCCGCATTTTCCAACTTGGTATCATAGCCTTGAGGTAGCTGTTGGATGAAAAAGTCTGCATTGGCTGCTTTTGCAGCAGCAATCACTTGCTCCCGACTGGAATCAGGATTTCCAAAGGCAATATTATCATGAATAGTTCCTTGCTTGAGCCAGGTTTCTTGGAGCACCATGCCAAACTGCTGTCTCAATGACGCTCGGGTATAGTTGTAAATGGAACGACCGTCCAGCAAGATATCTCCTGAGTTAATAGGGTAAAAACGCATGAGGAGATTGATAAGAGTTGATTTTCCAGCACCTGTCGGACCAACAATAGCAACCGTGCTACCAGCTGGAATATCAATAGATAAATCCTTAATCAAAATCTTTTCAGGATGGTAGCCAAAAGAAACCTGTTTAAAGGAAATAGCTCCCTTAACTTGGTCACTAGTCAACTCTTCCTTACCTGTTTCAGCCACCTCAGGACTATCTAAGACTCCATAAACACGTTCTGCACAAGCCAAGGCACTTTGCAACTCAGCTAGCACTGAAGAAATATCATTAAAAGGCTTGGTGTACTGTTGAACATAGTTCAAAAAAGTCACTAAGCGTCCAATGGTCAAGGTA from Streptococcus mitis encodes:
- a CDS encoding TetR/AcrR family transcriptional regulator; its protein translation is MESLEQKYAQTLEASNLSLKQRRVLLSSLKLFSEIGFENTTSSLIAERAGVSEGTVFSYFKTKEGILEAILSTFLEQVIPEVIADFSEKKFTVDQETFPFFLKSIVRDRLFFIQENQMHVKILLGRSFIDQNLSIQLGNIIVQSIIEPISPVLNQFKEKGLILNWSNERIVRYILALSFSYLIPMMLNDEGTINIDEVVDEIVECLSSALMKVK
- a CDS encoding NADP-dependent oxidoreductase, which translates into the protein MVVEAIEYSRFGNEEVLDLVKIDSTALDVNQVRVEVHAVGLNPIDYKTFEGAKPLRFLSFMTKLRKPSRWFESKSSLFPKGVGRDFSGVITEVGNKVTRFSVGDKVFGTMISDPGLGTKRGALATEICVNESEIALKPEMIDMTHAATMGVASLTVGGAFRKIELNSKDVVVISAAAGGIGSIAVQYAVAKGATVIGIASKKNAEYLKSLGAIPVSYEENIKKALLSASPTPITKFLDCYGSDYVRLAFSLGLKGTAIGTLVPSPYVMIKGAQFTGPRHSTYDDFSTLYEMVSEGKVQLKIDQVYDFSLKSVREAYRSLKMGHSRGKKVVKVRE
- the rplL gene encoding 50S ribosomal protein L7/L12; translation: MALNIENIIAEIKEASILELNDLVKAIEEEFGVTAAAPVAVAAAGAADAGAAKDSFDVELTSAGDKKVGVIKVVREITGLGLKEAKELVDGAPALVKEGVATAEAEEIKAKLEEAGASVTLK
- the rplJ gene encoding 50S ribosomal protein L10 — translated: MSEAIIAKKAELVDVVAEKMKAAASIVVVDARGLTVEQDTVLRRELRGSEVEYKVIKNSILRRAAEKAGLEDLASVFVGPSAVAFSNEDVIAPAKILNDFSKNAEALEIKGGAIEGAVASKEEILALATLPNREGLLSMLLSVLQAPVRNVALAVKAVADNKEDAA
- a CDS encoding TRZ/ATZ family protein, with product MKVFQHVNIVTCDKDFHVYLDGILAVKDSQIVYVGQEQSEIIEQAEQIIDYQGAWIMPGLVNCHTHSAMTGLRGIRDDSNLHEWLNDYIWPAEAGFTPDMTTKAVKEALTEMLQSGTTTFNDMYNPNGVDIERIYQAVKDSKMRCYFSPTLFSSEAETTAETISRTRAIIEEIIGYKNPNFKVMVAPHSPYSCSRDLLAESLDLAKELNIPIHIHVAETKEESGIILKRYGKRPLDFLEELGYLDHPSVFAHGVELNEREIERLATSQVAIAHNPISNLKLASGIAPIIQLQKAGMAVGIATDSVASNNNLDMFEEGRTAALLQKMKSGDASQFPIETALKALTIEGAKVLGMENQIGSLEVCKQADFLVIQPQGKIHLQPQENMLSHLIYAVKSSDVDDVYIAGEQVVKQGQVLTVEL
- a CDS encoding ABC transporter ATP-binding protein, which produces MRRQTANQTSKRLAKDLASHTFLLFLAFLGTIAQVALSIYLPILIGQVIDQVLVVDSSPVFWHIFIQMILVVIGNTLVQWVNPLLYNRLIFSYTKDLRERIIHKLHRLSIAFVDRQGSGEMVSRVTTDIEQLAAGLTMIFNQFFIGVLMILVSILAMLQIHLLMTLLVLLLTPLSMVISRFIAKRSYHLFQKQTETRGIQTQLIEESLNQQTIIQSFNAQEDFIQRLHEANANYAGYSQSAIFYSSTVNPSTRFVNALIYALLAGVGAYRIMIGSTLTIGRLVTFLNYVQQYTKPFNDISSVLAELQSALACAERVYGVLDSPEVAETGKEELTSDQVKGAISFKQVSFGYHPEKILIKDLSIDIPAGSTVAIVGPTGAGKSTLINLLMRFYPINSGDILLDGRSIYNYTRASLRQQFGMVLQETWLKQGTIHDNIAFGNPDSSREQVIAAAKAANADFFIQQLPQGYDTKLENAGESLSVGQAQLLTIARVFLAIPKILILDEATSSIDTRTEVLVQDAFAKLMKGRTSFIIAHRLSTIQDADLILVLVDGDIVEHGNHQDLMARKGKYYQMQQAAAFSSE